TCCGCCCAACGCCCTCACCGTGGTGCTCGCGAGCCTCGCGAATATCGACGTGGGGCAGCTCCTTATCGCCGGCATCTTCCCGGCCCTGATCATGTCGGGCCTCTACTTCGTCTTCGTGATCGTCTGGTGCCATATCTTCCCCGAAGAAGCGCCCATGTACGATGTGCCCCATGTCCCGCTCAAGGAAAAGATACGGGTCACCTTCCAATACCTCCTGCCCCTGGGCTTCATCATCTTCATGGTCATAGGTCTCATCTTCCTGGGAGTGGCGACCCCCACCGAGGCCGCGGCCACCGGCACCCTGGGCTCCTTCGTCCTTGCCCTGTGCTACCGTCGCCTCAACTGGGATATTATCAAGAAATCGGTGATGGGCACGGTGAAGGTGACGGTTATGATCTTCATGATCATCATCGTGTCGAGCACCTATGGAGAGATCCTCGCTTTCTCCGGCGCGGCGTCAGGCATGACGAGCTTCATCACGAACCTTACCATCCCGCCCATTGTGGTCGTTATCGGGATGCTTGTCGTGGTCCTTTGCCTGGGGTGCTTTATGGAGACCGTGGCCATCATGATGATCACCATCCCTATCTATATGCCCGTGATCACCGCCTTCAGCTATAACCCGGTCTGGTTCGGGGTCCTCATGCTCATTGCCCTGGAAACGGGGCTCATCACCCCGCCCTTCGGCGTGACGCTCTTCGTGATGAAAGGCGTGGCCCCTCCCCATATCACCATGGCGGACATCTGGAAGGCGGTGACGCCCTACGTGATAATCGACATCGTCTGCATTGTCCTCGTGCTGTGCTTCCCGTGGATCGCCACGGTGGTGCCGAACCTGATGGGCATGAAATGATATTTATGGTCTGTAAAAGTGTGAAGAAAAGGATCTCATAAAAAAAGAGGAGGTTTTACCATGAGAAAGCGTGTAGTGTTCCTGTGTGCGGCG
This sequence is a window from Syntrophorhabdaceae bacterium. Protein-coding genes within it:
- a CDS encoding TRAP transporter large permease subunit encodes the protein MEWSLIISLLFGGMVLLLLTNLPIAFAFLVVNMVAAIFFLGGIPGLVGVVTGVFTSITTFTLLPVPFFILMGELIFHSGLGLDAVNVLDKWLGKIRGRLSILAVIMGVIIGALSGSTIATCALLGTILLPDMLKRKYSKSMSLGPLMGVGTVDALIPPNALTVVLASLANIDVGQLLIAGIFPALIMSGLYFVFVIVWCHIFPEEAPMYDVPHVPLKEKIRVTFQYLLPLGFIIFMVIGLIFLGVATPTEAAATGTLGSFVLALCYRRLNWDIIKKSVMGTVKVTVMIFMIIIVSSTYGEILAFSGAASGMTSFITNLTIPPIVVVIGMLVVVLCLGCFMETVAIMMITIPIYMPVITAFSYNPVWFGVLMLIALETGLITPPFGVTLFVMKGVAPPHITMADIWKAVTPYVIIDIVCIVLVLCFPWIATVVPNLMGMK